The genomic DNA tcaaatttttagtttgaatttataatttattgacaaaatgatatcgtttaacaattatttaatataatttgaatcgacCATGAACCAAGTTCGAACAAAATTAAACCACTTATCTAGCTTGGAGCCAAATCAAACCGAATTCTCTATAGCTTAAGTTTGACTTAGTTTTAAAACGAGTCAAATATTTTAACTTGAACTCAGTTCATATTCAAAGTAAACAAATTCGAACTGAATCGAATTGAATTGAGCTACCTCGGTTTGGGTTTAGCcgtaattataattgattgatgtgattgtttacttttgtttttgacttcaaaattactcaattaaatacTACCTATTAAGTTTTACATaaaagtttatacaatttacttttatatttaatattacttttttaaatttgaaaagtttattgaGCAATACTACGTAtattcactttaaatacataaatacgtacatacttatatgtgtatTCATGTGATTgactgttattttatttttaatttaaaattactcaattataaaagaacacatattaaatatttatctatttatatatacaaaataggtacatataattttattaaaatctatttaCGCCCTATCATTAATTTCTAGTAATAAAACCCTTTATGTGATATAGTAAAATTGCCATTTTATCTAAACTAAAAATcaatggataaaaaaaataaaaattttaaaaatattttgcttTAAACAAAAAAGATTTTCCGAAAATAAGGTTGGATAAAAAGTGTGGTttgccataaaaaaaaaaaaatagagattataataatataacatttttagtttaatatctcacactattatcaaaatattatttattttagatatataatttatcataattttgattttatatttttataagataaaaagtatcttaatagtttaaaaactcataaattatttaattaatttaatctttttatcttcacgtgatataaaatatacagacaaacttaataatttttttataatttattacctaaaaaatgatataaatatataaggataaaatgaaCATTCTCGTTTTTATCtctataaaaaacaattttgttctttatcattttttgcCTTTCCCGTTTAAATCCTATTATTGCGGGAAATAATAAagtacaaaaaatatttttgtaaattacaCTAATAAGTACGAGATTATTCAGGACATGAGGAGGaccctattttttaaaatcaaactttccATCCTTAGGAAAATTGAAATGTCTAATCCGCCTAGAAATTAAAGCAAAACTAAAAGGTTCTTTATAATTCAAACACCATAAATTTGATTGGAAGGGCTGAAGTTGGGCCATCGAACTTAAAACTTTTGATGTGTAGATGGATCCTTGGGTTGTGTGATGTGGCCCATTATAAACTTTCTACCAGGCCATTTTTCCAACATAATAATGAGTGAAACCTTCGTGATAAGATCCAAAACAGTGCTTTGAACTTGGTGTCCAATGAAATATTATCTCAGTCAAAGTCCGATGAAAAAGGCCAAAGCATACCTTCGATAATTTTgggaaatttaaatatttatttatttttaatcatttttttcttttcaattatttttattagagaaaaagacaattaaattttttttttaaataagtcaaattcgaGTAAATTTAGGAAAAACTCGATTCTCCAAATCGATCTTACCCAAGATAATACCTTCAAAAGCCAAAAGTGAAGCCGAAGGCAGGCAGACCCAAACCCGGGAGCTAAGCAATCGGGAGTGGTCCTTTGGCACCGCTGCCCTACAGAGATTCCGACCACACGATGTAAAAGACAAAAGTTCTCTGGACCCCACCTGcacttaactaatttttttgttttaataaattaaattaaaataataataatacagaTGCTTTCCCACTCTCAACTCAACCACCGCTCTACATCTACAGTAGAGATGCTGCTGGTTTCCTTTTTGCCCTTTTGACAACATGTTTTTCGTTTTTTCCACATACACTCCcttcttctattttctttccctttctttcattttccttcGTTCTCCTCCCTTATTCTAATTCCAGGCCACCAAGATAATCCatctttctcttcctcttcaaaGTCAATATGAGACTTTaggatattattaattaaaaagaaagtaGAAAGATCGTCTGAATCGGACAAAGAATGTCACCGGAGGTTACTTCGCCTGAGGATGGGATCCAGTACTCTTTCGCCACGGAATACCGAGGTCCGCCGCTACCGTACAATATTCCGCGGGCTGTCCCGATTAACATACAGAAAATACCGGTGGCGGCTGTTGTTAAGCAGCTGTCTCTCTCCGATAAGTTGGTGCTTCCGGTTGTGCAGCCGATAATAGCGCCCGATAAGTTGAGTAAGGATTTTTCTAAAGAGTTCAAACCTAATTCGGTTGTTGATAGTCGTGATTGTTGTGTTGGTAAAGAGACTGAAGTAAAACCTGAGACGACTGTGTCTCCCACGTCTGTTATCGAGAGAGCAACTGATAATATCGACTGCGTATTGTCCGGTGAGTTAAGTAGCTCGGGCGCGTTAGAGTTTTCAAATTATGTGTCTGGTGATTTAGGTAATAATTCAAATGCGTTTAATCCTAGTAATGAAAATTTGCATTCTGGAATCATTGAGTTTACTGATAGTTTTGAGAAATCAAGAGACTGTTCAGGGAGATTGGGAAAATCTAATCGTGGGAAAGATAGTTTAGATATTAATGATGAATTCAATCAGCAGGATTGGGAATCAAATGAGTCTGTCTTGAGTATGGATTATCCGTCTTCAAGGGTTTCATCCCTTAAGACTGgagattattttaatagaaataataatgaAGATGATCTTTGTTATAATGGTGATGGTCGAAGAGGGCCGGTTGTAACTTTTCGTGATATTACTTctgatgatgaggatgatgatgaagagaTTGGTCAGGAATTTAATCAGGATGAACCGAGGATCCTGCAGAGAGTTAAGAGGGAACCTGAAACAAGAGGGAAGAAAGGCTCATGTTATAGGTGTTTTAAGGGGAACCGCTTTACGGAGAAAGAGATTTGTATTGTTTGTGATGCAAAATATTGTAGTAACTGTGTGCTTAGAGCAATGGGGTCAATGCCGGAAGGAAGGAAGTGTGTTACATGCATTGGATTTCCTATTGATGAGGCTAAGCGAGGGAATTTGGGGAAATGTTCCAGAATGCTGAAGCGTTTACTTAATGAGTTGGAAGTTAGGCAAATAATGAAGACTGAGAAGTTGTGTGAGGCGAATCAGTTACCACCGGAGTATGTTTTGGTAAATGGAAAACCTCTTTGCCATGAGGAGTTGGTTATACTGCAGACGTGTCCTAACCCACCAAAGAAACTAAAGCCAGGAAACTATTGGTATGATAAAGTATCCGGTCTGTGGGGCAAGGTGAATATGTTATATTTAAGACAATTCATTCCTAGATGGTTTGCTTAATCTTTTTGGATATTGATAAGTCTCTGCACTCTGCAGGAAGGACAGAAACCATCAAAGATAATCAGCCCTCATCTGAATGTTGGTGGTCCAATCCAACCAAATGCTAGCAATGGAAACACACAAGTTTTCATCAATGGCCGAGAGATTACCAAAGTAGAATTAAGGATGTTGCAGGTTGAATTTTATAGacttataattgttttttttttcctttttccactcctctcaaattcaatttcagGAATGTTAAAGAACCATTGTTGTTGAATGCCACAGTTGGCAGGAGTTCAATGTGCCGGAAATCCACACTTTTGGGTTAATGAGGATGGATCATATCTGGAGGAGGGACAGAAGAATACTAAAGGGTATATTTGGGGCAAGGTATGTTGtgtcaaaaatttattttcttcactATGTTTTGTCATTTTGTTTGTTCACGTTTAATTATGCATTTCACTATTACATTTCTCCTCAGGCCAGGACAAAGCTTCTTTCTGCTGTGTTGTCCCTGCCTGTTCCTTCAAAATCTTCATATTTTGGTGAACAAGTGAGCAGTCAGATTAGCAGGTCTTTTCCTGATTATATTGAACAGAGAACACTTCAGAAATTGCTTTTGGTTGGATATAATGGATCTGGGACAAGTACAATATTTAAGCAGGTACTTCTTAATGGGGAACTTCAGTTCCTAAATTTATTGTGGTcgcaattttttattttattctgtgcAAAATCCCTCAACCTAAATACGGCTTTAGATGAGTGTTATATTGTTGTTTATTTGGACTTCCCTGTCttgttttgaaataaatttacgGTATTGACCAAGCTGGTTTTCTTGAATTACATATTGCTAATGAGAGAAGAGCTATGACAGGGCCTCCCCAAAATATTTGAGCATTGTGCCATAgtgataaagtaatatttgcAGGAACTGTGATAATCACAACATGTTTGGAGGGAGTTGGTAATGTCAATGTTTACTCTTGTTTCCATGGGGATTCAAATttctctttataattttttcttaaaaaaattagttttgacAAGCCCTGTGAAATTGTAAATAATGATTCCTGTCTGGTTCCTGGTGGTTGGAATTAATGGATTTTCGGAGTTTGCTTGATAGTTGCACAGAAATACCCAACcatatatgtttttatgtgCTAATAATACCTTAGTATAGGTGGACATCTGAAccaaaatgttttgattctgcttccaatttccaattttttctATAAAGCCTTTGTTGGCATATTTCATGTTAATTTCTGTCAATCTTTAACACATATATTATCTCAAATAATTCAGGCCAAGATTCTTTATAAAGACATACCATTCTCAGAGGATGAGCGTGATAATATCAAGATTAAGATCCAGAGCAATGTGTATGGCTATCTTGGTATACTCCTTGAAGGTCGTGAGCGATTTGAGGATGAAGTTTTGAGTGAAAGGAGGAAGAAACAATCTTTAGATGAAACCAACCCCATTGGTAAGAAAATTTTTGGTTGTCTTCTTCTCTCTTCCCTTtgacttaatatatatatatgtgtgtgtgtgtgtgtgtgtatttatttatgccTGTTGAGTGTCTTGTCACATATTATCAGGTAGGATTgtattgtttaaattattaGCTTCCAACCGTGTCAGGGGCTGCATTCAGCATGGCCatataatagttaatatattgAGCTTACTTTCTAAGAATCTGAGTTAAGTTTTTTCTGGTTTTTTAGATAGTTCTGATGGCGAAACAATCTATGCTATTGGCCCAAGACTGAAAGCTTTTTCTGATTGGCTTTTGAGGACTATGGTGTCAGGCAATTTGGAAGCCATTTTTCCGGCCGCTAATCGTGAATATGCACCAGTGGTTGAAGAGCTGTGGAAGGATGTGGCCATTCAGGCTACTTACAAACGGAAAAATGAATTGGAAATGCTACCTAGTGTTGCTAGTTATTTTCTAGAGCAGGTACAGTCTTGCTTGATATTCTTATgctttgttaaatttgttaaattatgaaCATTCATGCTTAAATTTATTGTATTGCATGAAAATTTTTGTGCTGTAGGTACTTTTTTAACTCTTACTTTGTTCAGGATAGTAACTGGGATTACTATTGTTACTTTTTCTGATATGCTCTTGTACTCGTCAGGTTATTGATATATTGAGAACAGACTATGAACCATCAGATTTGGATATCCTATATGCTGAGGGTGTTACTTCATCGAATGGGCTTTCTTGTGTGGACTTCTCATTTCTCCCTTCAACCTCTGATGTGAACAGTGAAGGTGCTGATCAGAATGAATCTTTACTTAGGTAGGTGCCAGTGCTTGATATTCTACAGAATAAGTAAAACGGAAAAACTACGTTGCCACTAATATTTCTCCAAGGTCCTACCAGGCTGTAGCACCTTGGGAACTTTTGTGATCTGTGTAGTTAGTAACATGTCTGTATGTTCCACCTGATTATGTATGATTTTAACTGGTTGGTTTCCTATGTCACATTTGAAGTGGGGGTTACCTGCAATGGTCATTTATCTAGGAAATAGTGCCTGTCAAGAATCTTATATACATTGCATCTGCAATACTTGGGGAAACCCACTGGCCTGAGATGTGTTGCTTTGGCACATTTCTTATGTTGAATAAGTTAGCAAACTGCTCTGCCGTTGCATCCACTATTCTCTGGCTAGTCTCTATAGCACAAATTGAATAATGATTCCGATATACAGCCTTCAATATTCATCTTTGCTGGATGAAGTTCTATTAATTTTGTCCTCTactgctttttttcttttttgtaattttatttatataaattatctttttcattATCATTAAGATTATTCTTTCTGGGGTTGGTTATCAGGTACCAACTAATTAGAGTACAGGCCAGAGGCCTTGGAGAAAACTGTAAGTGGCTAGAGATGTTTGAAGATGTTGGAATGGTCATTTTCTGTGTTGCCTTGAGTGACTATGACCAATTCTCTGTTGATGGGAATGGATCTCTCACTAACAAGATGATTCTGAGCCGGAAATTCTTTGAAAGCATTGTTACCCATCCAACCTTTGATCAGATGGAATTCCTCttgatattaaacaaatttgatctGTTTGAGGAAAAAATTGAACAGATACCATTGCATCAGTGTGACTGGTTTGATGATTTTCATCCAGTGATCAGCCGTCACCGCAGCAGTAACAATAGAAACAGCATCAATCACAACCCCACGCTGGGGCAGTTGGCTTTCTACTATATTGCTGTGAAGTTCAAGAGGCTTTATGCATCACTCACCGGGCGGAGATTGTATGTTTCAATGGTGAAGGGATTGGATCCCAGTACCGTAGATGCTGCTCTCAAGTATGCAAGGGAGATTCTGAAGTGGGATGAAGAGAGAGCCAACTACAGCCTTAGTGAGCACTCAATGTATAGCACTGAGGTAAGCTCCTACTCTCATTGATGTTAATCAGAAAAAGCCCTGTAAATGGGTTCTACATTCAGTGTACATATATCATAGCATGTAAATGAACACAAGAAGATTGTTTCATTCTACAATCAACAACTGTAAGATGATTGAGACCAGTTTAGGTATTATTTATACTGTCATGCAGATAGCCCCCATGTTGAGAGTGAAACTTTAGATTTACATGTCATGTTTTTGCCATAGCTAATTGCTTGAAATTCggcatttatattatttttatgtaccCATGCCATTCTCTTAACATGAACTTCACTTGCACAATTTAATTTGTTGTGAAAATTAGGGATGGGAAGTGGCAGTTAGAGTTGGATTTCAACTAAGATTGGATTCAAAACGAGTTTGTTCAGACTCGAAATGAGCTTTATTCGAACAAGCCTGAGTACGAACGCGAGCTTGAATTTTAAACGAAAAATGAACATAAGTCTGAATCCGAACACCGGTTAAGCAAGTCGAGCTCGGTTTGTGAGCCGTTCACTCgaatgaaaaaacatttaatttgaaacaaatgACACTGTTTGTTCCTTGAAATACAAGCTTGAAATCGAGCTGTCGAGCTCAAAGCGAACCCAAGCTAAGTGCGAGTCAAGCCTGaacagtaaaattataaaacgagTCGaacataaacatatatttaacgAGCTCAGAGAGCTTGAGCCCAAGTTGGGGCTCACTGAAATGAGCCGAAAATGAGTTAAGCTCTATTCGAACTTGGTTTGGCTCATATCCAATCCTAATTTTAACTGGGCTCATCTTAAGTTTGGCTAAGTTGAAGCTCAtctcaaaataaatcaaactcaaaatgaagttttaaacttgatttgatattatagtCAAACAATATGAGTAAAATAACATTgatttgatatgtattaattaaaacaatatcatttttgttaattcaaattaaaatttttcagatttataaatttaacaagTCAAACACTCCTAAATCTTGAATTCGAATtcgaaaatatttaattctcaaattttttcaaatcgagttctttttgaatttgttcaaaccaaatttgttttccaacttaaataaattcaatcagAATCCAACCTTAATGACACTTACTCAAATTCTGCACACCAGCAACCGTGCTCGCACGAATGTTTCGCTCATTAAAGTTTTTGTGGGGCTGAAAATTGATGAGAAACTGTCCATCTTACTTTCTAAGTCAAGAGCGTTCCTTTGGTCTTACAACCAAGTACAACGAATGGATAATTGAAGTGATATACAAATGGAATGtacaaaagttaaaaagaaaagaattgtcAGCTTCTGAGAAAAGaagcaataaaaaaataatccaaatatTTCCCCAAAATTCTCCCTCTGATTTCAAGGAGAGCACACCGAAATTCGAAAATTATCCTGGTTTTTCAGTCATCTACAAAGGAGTATCGAGCCTGCTCCTGGGTATTCAACAGAATGTTTTTTGCAGCCCAACCCAGTGCTGAGATTTGTTCATTCAACATGGACAAGTCCGCTTGGGCACATCGCTTACTATCTTCTATCAATTTAAACCACTCCATGTCCTTAAGAATAAGGTCTGAGGCATCACTAGCTCCCACTATTTGCTCCCACACACTGCTCATTCGGAGAGTCTTGCGGACATAGCATGCCTGCACCACAAGAAGTTTTATTATGATTAAGCTCAATAGAAAGTTGAAATGTAGTGTGACTTCTAAGCAAATCCTGCATCACCAAAACGCACGAGATGTTGAGTACATATATGCATTTCATATCGCTTGGAGATgctaaaatatgattaattaaatactctAAAAATTCCTTATGTTATTAAGACACATTTTGAGttgtaaaactcaaaaacaaaactataatggATTGTCCATCTAAAGTGGAAAATATCTTAATAGTTGGTCGGACAACAATGGCGAGACAAACCTCAACGAgaacaatatcttaacaatggACTGATCCTATGGGCCCAGAAATGTTACATGTAGTCCATCCGCCCATGGATATATAATGGTATTATCTCTCTTTATTCAGCAATTTTTACCCAATTCATCTGCCCGTGGAAATACAAGGGTGTATGTAGCATAGCAGAGTACAATTCCTTTTACCTGCAACAGACCCATGATAACATCCGTAACAGTAGCACCTTCCCGAAGACAAAGAAGGATACCAAGCTAAAATGTCACCGCAAaggcaaaaagaagaaagaaaaagaagatcaGCATTAGGAAGTGAGTGCTATGCAATTGTGTCTGACAGCAGAATATGTTCATTATTGTGATACTCACTTGCCCATTTGTTGTCAAACCTTTGCGGAAAATCTCCAtggaaataaagtaataatctTCATCAGTTAAAGACTGCATCACTGTCATTGACGACTTGGGTATCTGACACTTGGGACTTAAGCAGCCTATTCTGATGGGAAACAATTCTTTGCCTGATACAAATCTCACTAGGTAAAATTAACTTTCATGCATGATATGCACTAATTCTATGGTAAATCAATGCAAAGCACAATGATGCACTTAAGACACACAAAAACCCACCTTTGCTCCACAGAAAATCAATACTTTCTTCTTTACTGACTTCTGCCGGAGAAGGCACATGTCCTAACTCAATCCAATTATCAAGTATGATTTCAAGCCTATCCTGAATGTGCATATAATAAGGCAAGTGAGAAATAAGGCAAATCATTGTTTTCAGCAAACTGAAAACCAATCCCCATGGAAAATAATCTATATCAACCAACATTGCTATGTTAGAGTGGGGTGGAGAGGGCATTGGAGGGGGGATTGCTTGAGGATTCACAGAATGAAGTATGCAGAACTAATGCAGAATATTAATGTTTAATGGCTAagcaaaaaagagaattaaggAGAGAGTGAAGGCATATCAATCATTTTTGGGTAGAATGATAAATTTCCTGGACCCAAGGTTGTAGGGTTTGCTTGAATGCTTGAGGGTCCACTGAATGAAAAAAGTATTCAGAACACATACTTGAGATGTTATATTGCACAAGTTTCCTGGTTACCAAAGTTGAAGGGTTTGAAAAATGCTCTCAATGATCGACTAGGAAAGGTTAATAGAACTTTGGATACCACAAAAAAAGGAGGGCAAGTGGGGGCAAGCATATAAACATCAGCTGTGAATTGGATTCTGAATTCTCACGGAAAACATAGAATGAAGGCAAACCATTATTTTAACCccttaaataattaattaaaagacaGAGCCAACAAACCTTAGTTAATGTTTGCAGATGGACATGCTTAAGCCCTTGATATATCCCAAAGAGGTCAAATGCAGAGAAAATGGGGTATACTACAAAAGGTAAACCTGCTAGCAATCTTGCACATCAATAATAAATTAGGAAATTGCCAAACAAATCAAGAGCAGGCTCAAGAGGCAGAAGACATCATTTCCCCATAAATCAagtttacaaatctctcaattcATTTTGATCCATAGAACATTGTAAACTTCAGCATGAAactcaataacataataaagattgaagaagaaaaaacctttGATTGTTCTTCAGCAATATATTAAAAGATGCAGCAATCATGAGCCCAAGATTATCAAAGCACACTGTTTGAATCTGAAACACAACAAAACTTAGGTCCATAACAAATAAGATATTAAAGACAGGATATTTTGCATACCAGAAAGCATGAGAACCTGTGCTTTTGCAGAAACTTCACCAAGGTTATCAGCTACTGCAAAGCTTCGATGAACTGCAGACTGTTCATTAATAGTGATGACATCAATATTCCACTTGAAAGGTTGTCAAAACAAAGTTCAGAATTTTCAGAAAGAGATATGCATTTGATGAAAATccttttagaataaaaaaatggcTAAAGTGGTGTGGCAGGTACAAATTCAACATGAGCAGAACACTCCCAGggaagtaaaatattaataagtgATTACTGGCCTAATATTACAGCACTATATAAATCATACAAGAATGAAGCTTTAAATCAATctttataatgtaattataacAAAACCAAACAGAAAAAGTATGCTCGCAGCAAAAAAGAGAACTAAActggaaaaaattaatttcatattaaaaaatcatgTATGCCCAACTTTGATACTTCATGAAAGAACAGAAAATATAACAACTTATGCAACCAGAATGAAGAGGAGCTTGAGAGAAAGTTTAATAACTGAATCTTACACCGGTTGCCAAGTAGCATGCAAGACTTATTTGTTTAGCGATGTTGGCTATAGAAGCAAGAAGCAGAAAGTACTTAGGAAATACAGGAGTCAGCAGCTCAACTCCAATGCTCAAACTAAACAGAACAGATGTTGAGAACCTAACCCTCTTCATAAACAGATCACAAAAGATTAGTCAGTTATTTCAGTTCTTATACGATATCTCCACATTTTATTAATACCGCTGACAATTGCGTACTTTGCTTTAGGAGTTTCTACAAAAGTGATGAAAACGTAGCAAATCTTAAGAGTAAATAAATTAGAACAAGTGATAAGGCAGAAGTACAAATTTCCCAAGAAGTACAAGGCCTACCTTCAAATTGGTATCAAAAGCAGATGCTAGGCTAGCAGTGTAGATGCACCTACAAAACCGTCCAAGTCCATCCTTTAAAACCCAATTCAAGGCTGCTGCTGCAGGCAATGAACGTGAGTACCCAATTCCTATGGCACGAAACATTGCCTGATAACAGAAACCAAAATATCccaataaaatttctttaatattttactttttagaCTTTAACTATCTCCaaattgacaaataaaatacaaGTACAACTTAAAAGTCTAATTCATACtggttaaaaaatatcaatccTTAACAACTTCTCTATATGAAAACCTACTTAATTTCCATTTTCACAGTCAAATAATAATTcctttaaatttacaaaaatacaaCAAAGACATAGATACCCACACGAATTTCAgttggtaaaaaaaataataaatgaaaaaaaaaaaggttaccTGTGTAGCAAGAACTTGAAGAGCAGAACTAAAGACGCGGTGCAAAAACTTCCACTttacataattcatataattCTCACTCACTTGTTTGGGTAAGAAAAAGTCCCTAATACCCAAACTACAAATTCTAAACAATTTCCTAAATCCATCATCGAAATCCAAGCCAAACGACGACGCACCACCATCAACACTGACCAATTGCAAGCAATTCCCGTCCCAGAAATACCTCGAAACACGACCCGACCCACGAACCACCACCGGCAGCTTTTTGAGTCCTAAGGGCTTGGGCCCTTTGTCGAGTCCTTCCTCTGGTTCGTAGTTAACTGAGGTTCTTAACGAATTTGTGGTAAAAGTTAGGGCTTGTCTGGGAGTGAATTTGGGCGTTATAGAAACGAATTCCgggaattttgaaaatttccaTTGGGATTGGAAATGGTGAGCATTGACAGCCGAATTCAGAGGTGATTGCATGAGAACCAGGGGAAGTGAAAATAGGATTTAGGGGAGTTGATTTTCCCGCCAAATTTATGGTGGCTTTGATAActatagggtttagggttttgcaAATACTGAAAAGTGTTGATGAATTGTTTCTTGATACACCATTGGAGAATCAAAAGTGATTTTCCAAGagagtaaatataaaatatggaaGACCGCGTGCATCAAAagctatatgtatatatggaagaatatttatgtttttttatttttttccaaattatgACAATTTAGAGAaagaatatcaaaattttgatatatcatgaattaagtttgaatttattttaaaattattcaagcTCGGTTTACTTAAAAGGAGTTGAAGTCAAATTGAACTTTGAGTTTAGGCTTGATAttgtaatcaaacaaaaaataattaaaataatatcgttttaatgtatattagttaaaatgacatcgtttttgtttatttatattaaaaattttcatatttacaagTTTGATAAATTGAACACTCgtaaagtttgaatttgaaaatatttactCTTGACTCAAGCCTAAACTTGTTTTAgatttcaaactcaaacagaTTCGATTAGAGTTTAACTTCCTTCATAGTTAAATAATGTAACTAATTCATCACAATCTtcgtttattttatttgaatcaaactgtaaacttatgaataattcaattcaattacaTCTGTAGATTATGAGCCTCAATGCAGTCCTAAGAAAACAACCATCTCATGGTAAGCCTGGGTCTTATTTATTTACAAACCAAAATACCAGCAGCTCAATGATCATAAAGTTCATAATTAAGGCACGGGATGAGAAGAACTTCAAGCGGAGTTGCTTTTAAATTAGTCAAGCCACTACTCTCAGTCATATCCACATCTTCACTTGACACCTTCCCAACTTCAAAACTATGCAAAATGCTAGCAAGGCTATATTGTACTACTTGCAGGGCCAGTGAGATTCCAGGGCATGCCCTTCTTCCGGACCCAAATGGGATGAGTTCAAAATTCTGGCCCTTCAAATCCGTATTCTTATGACTAGTAAGAAATCTCTCCGGCTGGAACTTTTCTGGATCTGGCCATACCCGTTTGTCGCGGTGAATCTTCCAGGCATTCACCATCAAGCGGGTACCAGCAGGAATGCGGTAGCTGGTCGAGAGGGTGCAATCCTCAATTGCAGCTCGAAGGCCAATGACTGGACTTGCTGGGTACAAGCGCAGCGTTTCCTTGACAATGGCTTGCAGGTAGACCAGATTTTTCAGATCAGATTCGTCAACATTCCTGTCCTGACTAATGTGGATGTGCAGCTCATCTTTAGCCTTCTTTAACTTATCAGGATTGTTCAGCAACAAAGATAGAGCCCATGTCAGCGTCACCATGGTGGTGTCACTTCCTGCTGCCAGTAAATTCTGGAAGCAGCAAGGTGGCCCT from Mangifera indica cultivar Alphonso chromosome 16, CATAS_Mindica_2.1, whole genome shotgun sequence includes the following:
- the LOC123199316 gene encoding extra-large guanine nucleotide-binding protein 1-like is translated as MSPEVTSPEDGIQYSFATEYRGPPLPYNIPRAVPINIQKIPVAAVVKQLSLSDKLVLPVVQPIIAPDKLSKDFSKEFKPNSVVDSRDCCVGKETEVKPETTVSPTSVIERATDNIDCVLSGELSSSGALEFSNYVSGDLGNNSNAFNPSNENLHSGIIEFTDSFEKSRDCSGRLGKSNRGKDSLDINDEFNQQDWESNESVLSMDYPSSRVSSLKTGDYFNRNNNEDDLCYNGDGRRGPVVTFRDITSDDEDDDEEIGQEFNQDEPRILQRVKREPETRGKKGSCYRCFKGNRFTEKEICIVCDAKYCSNCVLRAMGSMPEGRKCVTCIGFPIDEAKRGNLGKCSRMLKRLLNELEVRQIMKTEKLCEANQLPPEYVLVNGKPLCHEELVILQTCPNPPKKLKPGNYWYDKVSGLWGKEGQKPSKIISPHLNVGGPIQPNASNGNTQVFINGREITKVELRMLQLAGVQCAGNPHFWVNEDGSYLEEGQKNTKGYIWGKARTKLLSAVLSLPVPSKSSYFGEQVSSQISRSFPDYIEQRTLQKLLLVGYNGSGTSTIFKQAKILYKDIPFSEDERDNIKIKIQSNVYGYLGILLEGRERFEDEVLSERRKKQSLDETNPIDSSDGETIYAIGPRLKAFSDWLLRTMVSGNLEAIFPAANREYAPVVEELWKDVAIQATYKRKNELEMLPSVASYFLEQVIDILRTDYEPSDLDILYAEGVTSSNGLSCVDFSFLPSTSDVNSEGADQNESLLRYQLIRVQARGLGENCKWLEMFEDVGMVIFCVALSDYDQFSVDGNGSLTNKMILSRKFFESIVTHPTFDQMEFLLILNKFDLFEEKIEQIPLHQCDWFDDFHPVISRHRSSNNRNSINHNPTLGQLAFYYIAVKFKRLYASLTGRRLYVSMVKGLDPSTVDAALKYAREILKWDEERANYSLSEHSMYSTEVSSYSH
- the LOC123199673 gene encoding protein root UVB sensitive 4; its protein translation is MQSPLNSAVNAHHFQSQWKFSKFPEFVSITPKFTPRQALTFTTNSLRTSVNYEPEEGLDKGPKPLGLKKLPVVVRGSGRVSRYFWDGNCLQLVSVDGGASSFGLDFDDGFRKLFRICSLGIRDFFLPKQVSENYMNYVKWKFLHRVFSSALQVLATQAMFRAIGIGYSRSLPAAAALNWVLKDGLGRFCRCIYTASLASAFDTNLKRVRFSTSVLFSLSIGVELLTPVFPKYFLLLASIANIAKQISLACYLATGSAVHRSFAVADNLGEVSAKAQIQTVCFDNLGLMIAASFNILLKNNQRLLAGLPFVVYPIFSAFDLFGIYQGLKHVHLQTLTKDRLEIILDNWIELGHVPSPAEVSKEESIDFLWSKGKELFPIRIGCLSPKCQIPKSSMTVMQSLTDEDYYFISMEIFRKGLTTNGQLGILLCLREGATVTDVIMGLLQACYVRKTLRMSSVWEQIVGASDASDLILKDMEWFKLIEDSKRCAQADLSMLNEQISALGWAAKNILLNTQEQARYSFVDD